From one Plasmodium yoelii strain 17X genome assembly, chromosome: 12 genomic stretch:
- a CDS encoding fam-c protein, with protein MNKKIYSLAAVYSYILLIVTIQCFTNNEDLDKYVKKNKNLHDEYEINSIDINNGKFRYRSLSENCIEKDYTSGCTTTQKPSHNKKFKGLKISNIFKRNKNKITKAPSYSKIPPPYPYNQITETSPDNNKFLPRVTIVIDNVPCDFIPRTSKDLRFLLRMKKKIDKQSSKDKKFHPLGKLKLKNDTVKINKKHRNHLLSLLDSKKTGKQHSNNKLNEQFSYNNYIKGISN; from the exons atgaataaaaaaatatatagtttagCTGCCGTTTATTCTTATATCCTTTTGATTGTAACAATACAATGTTTTACAAATAAT GAggatttagataaatatgtCAAGAAAAATAAGAACTTACATGatgaatatgaaataaaCAGTATAGATATTAATAATGGAAAATTTAGATATAGGAGTCTTTCAGAAAATTGTATAGAAAAAGATTACACTTCAGGTTGTACTACGACTCAAAAACCTTCACATAATAAAAAGTTTAAAGGATTAAAAatttctaatatatttaaaagaaataaaaataaaataactaaAGCACCTTCATATAGTAAAATACCCCCACCTTATCCATATAATCAAATAACCGAAACATCTccagataataataaatttcttCCTAGGGTAACAATAGTAATAGACAATGTTCCGTGTGATTTTATTCCACGAACTTCAAAAGATTTAAGGTTTCTATTAcgtatgaaaaaaaaaatagacaaaCAATCCtcaaaagataaaaaatttcATCCTCTTGGAAAATTGAAGCTGAAAAATGATAcagttaaaattaataaaaaacacCGAAATCATTTATTGAGTTTATTAGATTCTAAAAAAACAGGAAAAcaacattcaaataataaactAAATGAAcaattttcatataataattatattaaagggatatcaaattaa